In Aegilops tauschii subsp. strangulata cultivar AL8/78 chromosome 3, Aet v6.0, whole genome shotgun sequence, one genomic interval encodes:
- the LOC109786636 gene encoding uncharacterized protein codes for MSNAEWKADVERREAVIADKRNRAKKAREKAAAAEQAEAARAAMMNPPGGHPYAAWSQQSVGSPAGFSSSPHPWSTSSPDYADGDAHGGFNPNITFPHGRRTPSPAFAGVQYPPYTYSPSDYAASPTPPLYHVLYSQAASLTHLGDADATGADMEDIIAACSAAATASPGFTTQDDSIDLGDMDDELDYGEEEPEEGEEGEEEPAPTRKGKKKKKKKATKPGKPRIKWASKEEECLAEAWKVVCLDPVTGTNQSIETYWDRIKAEFDERKLVDPYFKSVHMQRGSKAMANHWGLIQTVCNKWHGIVEEVAARPESGTSVEDQVSHTVAFRRARRARRLMFFPSAQLLRIFAMYRDDNSDAEFKYLHVFRRIDRCEKWTAVQRTLAKAKETYKPNAPATCATDGRPDGNKGAKKAKYAESAAARVQDSIEHCLADGKTRAAQQEEKTEARWAVLMTNSAVKLDLLRTNAVAKLKAQDAKKRNNDLAFLMGGSDMLQSGDEKLKAWFFAERGLILN; via the coding sequence ATGTCCAACGCCGAGTGGAAGGCAGATGTGGAGCGCCGTGAGGCCGTCATCGCCGACAAGCGCAACAGGGCCAAGAAGGCCAGGGAgaaagcggcggcggcggaacaAGCGGAGGCGGCGCGCGCGGCGATGATGAATCCACCCGGTGGGCACCCGTACGCGGCCTGGAGCCAGCAAAGCGTCGGCTCTCCGGCCGGATTCTCATCGTCGCCGCACCCATGGAGCACGTCGTCGCCGGACTATGCCGATGGGGACGCCCATGGTGGCTTCAACCCcaacatcaccttcccccatgggCGCCGCACGCCCTCGCCCGCGTTCGCCGGCGTGCAGTACCCACCGTACACATACTCGCCGTCGGACTACGCAGCCTCACCGACGCCACCTCTCTACCACGTCCTCTACTCGCAAGCCGCATCCTTGACGCATCTGGGCGACGCCGACGCGACGGGGGCCGACATGGAGGACATCATCGCAGCCTGCTCGGCTGCCGCCACCGCTTCCCCCGGGTTCACTACCCAGGACGACTCGATTGACCTCGGCGACATGGACGACGAGCTCGACTACGGCGAGGAAGAGCCGGAGGAGGgggaagagggggaggaggaaCCGGCGCCGACGAGGAaaggcaagaagaagaagaagaagaaggcgacCAAGCCTGGCAAGCCACGCATCAAGTGGGCGTCCAAGGAAGAGGAGTGTCTCGCCGAAGCGTGGAAGGTCGTCTGCCTCGACCCGGTCACCGGCACGAACCAGAGCATCGAGACGTATTGGGACcgcatcaaggccgagttcgACGAGCGGAAGCTCGTCGACCCCTACTTCAAAAGCGTGCACATGCAGCGTGGGTCGAAGGCGATGGCGAACCATTGGGGGCTCATCCAAACGGTGTGCAACAAATGGCATGGGATCGTCGAGGAGGTCGCGGCTCGCCCGGAGAGCGGCACCAGCGTCGAGGATCAGGTATCGCATACTGTTGCCTTCCGCCGTGCGCGCCGAGCACGCCGACTGATGTTCTTTCCTTCGGCGCAGTTGCTTCGCATATTCGCCATGTACCGCGATGACAACAGCGACGCGGAGTTCAAGTACCTCCACGTCTTCAGGCGGATCGACAGGTGCGAGAAATGGACGGCCGTCCAACGCACCCTCGCCAAagccaaagagacatacaagccGAACGCGCCGGCTACGTGCGCGACCGACGGGCGACCGGACGGCAACAAAGGTGCCAAGAAGGCGAAATACGCCGAGTCGGCTGCCGCGCGCGTGCAAGACTCCATCGAACACTGCCTCGCCGACGGCAAGACCagggccgcgcagcaagaagagaAAACTGAGGCGAGGTGGGCTGTTTTGATGACGAACAGCGCCGTCAAACTCGACTTGCTCCGGACCAATGCCGTCGCGAAACTCAAAGCTCAAGACGCGAAGAAGAGGAACAACGACCTCGCCTTCTTGATGGGCGGCTCTGACATGCTCCAGAGCGGCGACGAGAAGCTCAAGGCGTGGTTCTTTGCGGAGCGCGGCCTCATCCTCAATTAG
- the LOC109786637 gene encoding protein NRT1/ PTR FAMILY 8.1 translates to MGEVAAELYTQDGTIDIKGNPALKSNTGNWRACPYILANECCERLAYYGMSTNLVNFMKDRMGMANAAAANNVTNWGGTCYITPLIGAFLADAYLGRFWTIASFMIIYIFGLGLLTMATSVHGLVPACASKGVCDPTPGQSAAVFIALYLIALGTGGIKPCVSSFGADQFDEHDDVERKSKSSFFNWFYFSINIGALVASSVLVYVQTHVGWSWGFGIPAVVMAIAVGSFFVGTPLYRHQRPGGSPLTRIAQVLVAATRKLGVPVDGSALYETADRESGIEGSRKLEHTGQFRFLDKAAVETQADKTAATGPSPWRLCTVTQVEELKSVVRLLPIWASGIVFATVYGQMSTMFVLQGNTLDASMGPKFKIPSASLSIFDTLSVIAWVPVYDRILVPAVRSVTGRPRGFTQLQRMGIGLVVSMFAMLTAGVLELVRLRTIAQRGLYGEKDVVPISIFWQVPQYFIIGAAEVFTFVGQLEFFYDQAPDAMRSMCSALSLTTVALGNYLSTLLVTVVAKLTTRGGKQGWIPDNLNVGHLDYFFWLLAALSLLNFAVYLLIASWYTYKKTAGDDTDAKAKGGSDDAHDQ, encoded by the exons ATGGGGGAGGTCGCGGCGGAGCTGTACACCCAGGATGGCACCATCGACATCAAGGGCAACCCGGCCCTCAAGAGCAACACCGGCAACTGGCGAGCATGCCCCTACATCCTCG CGAACGAGTGCTGCGAGCGCCTTGCCTACTACGGCATGAGCACCAACCTGGTCAACTTCATGAAGGACCGGATGGGCATGGCCAACGCGGCGGCCGCCAACAACGTCACCAACTGGGGCGGCACCTGCTACATCACCCCGCTCatcggcgccttcctcgccgacGCCTACCTCGGCCGCTTCTGGACCATCGCCTCCTTCATGATCATCTACATCTTCGGCCTCGGCCTGCTCACCATGGCCACCTCCGTGCACGGCCTCGTGCCCGCCTGCGCCTCCAAGGGCGTGTGCGACCCCACGCCGGGCCAGTCGGCGGCCGTCTTCATCGCGCTCTACCTCATCGCGCTCGGCACCGGCGGGATCAAGCCCTGCGTCTCCTCCTTCGGGGCCGACCAGTTCGACGAGCACGACGACGTGGAGCGCAAGAGCAAGAGCTCCTTCTTCAACTGGTTCTACTTCTCCATCAACATCGGCGCGCTGGTGGCCTCGTCCGTGCTGGTGTACGTGCAGACGCATGTGGGGTGGAGCTGGGGCTTCGGCATCCCCGCCGTCGTCATGGCCATCGCCGTCGGCAGCTTCTTCGTCGGCACGCCGCTGTACCGCCACCAGCGCCCCGGCGGCAGCCCGCTCACCCGCATCGCGCAGGTGCTCGTGGCCGCCACGCGCAAGCTCGGCGTCCCCGTCGACGGGTCGGCGCTGTACGAGACCGCGGACAGGGAGTCCGGCATCGAGGGGAGCCGCAAGCTGGAGCACACGGGGCAGTTCAGGTTCCTCGACAAGGCGGCGGTGGAGACGCAGGCGGACAAGACGGCGGCCACCGGGCCGTCGCCGTGGCGGCTGTGCACGGTGACGCAGGTGGAGGAGCTCAAGAGCGTGGTGCGGCTGCTGCCCATCTGGGCGAGCGGCATCGTCTTCGCCACGGTGTACGGCCAGATGAGCACCATGTTCGTGCTACAGGGCAACACCCTGGACGCCTCCATGGGTCCCAAGTTCAAGATCCCCTCCGCCTCCCTCTCCATCTTCGACACCCTCAGCGTCATCGCCTGGGTGCCCGTCTACGACCGCATCCTCGTCCCGGCAGTACGCTCCGTCACCGGCCGGCCCCGCGGCTTCACCCAGCTCCAGCGCATGGGCATCGGCCTCGTGGTCTCCATGTTCGCCATGCTCACCGCCGGCGTGCTCGAGCTCGTCCGCCTCCGCACCATCGCGCAGCGCGGCCTCTACGGGGAGAAGGACGTGGTGCCCATCTCCATCTTCTGGCAGGTGCCGCAGTACTTCATCATCGGCGCCGCCGAGGTGTTCACCTTCGTGGGCCAGCTCGAGTTCTTCTACGACCAGGCGCCCGACGCCATGAGGAGCATGTGCTCCGCGCTCTCCCTCACCACCGTCGCCCTCGGGAACTACCTCAGCACGCTTCTCGTCACCGTCGTGGCCAAGCTCACCACCAGGGGAGGCAAGCAGGGGTGGATCCCGGACAACCTCAACGTCGGCCACCTCGACTACTTCTTCTGGCTGCTCGCCGCGCTCAGCCTCCTCAACTTCGCCGTCTACCTCCTCATCGCCAGCTGGTACACCTACAAGAAGACCGCCGGAGATGACACAGACGCCAAAGCCAAAGGAGGATCTGATGATGCACATGACCAGTGA